A stretch of the Dioscorea cayenensis subsp. rotundata cultivar TDr96_F1 chromosome 4, TDr96_F1_v2_PseudoChromosome.rev07_lg8_w22 25.fasta, whole genome shotgun sequence genome encodes the following:
- the LOC120258969 gene encoding two-component response regulator-like APRR2 isoform X1: MVCLADDFVVWKDFPKGLRVLLLDKDAPSAEQTKLKLEAMDYVVSLFFNENDALDAISRKVESFHVAIVEVTSENNNDSIFRFLEMARDLPTIVVSNVQCLSTMMKCIALGAAEFLEKPLSDDKIRNLWQHVVHKAFNGWGGVLSKSLKPIKETVVSMLHLESETTDVKNEIPSEVDNSEKEQQLSDHDDMEASDKFPAPSTPQLEQGARLTDDGDFQDKPNCLSEKHSKDDMNNLLGKSTCSESKSVDIASNNINGAVSTKEASVSAAEDEVNSPPDSKSDVSSALIKEDSLPSQNAEKANSSGEDSKKRKSFDYNNPNSHSNKSNKKKMKVDWTPELHKQFVQAVEQLGIDQAIPSKILELMKVDGLTRHNVASHLQKYRMHKRHILPKDDDRRWQHHADPMRRGNVPRSLVPIPPYRYNYGYPTGQAYPAWGHPGYHPSGVQMWNHAAIQPWPRPPESWTWKHYSGIHADAWGCPVVPPYGQYSLPSQYTPLNKSLDLTWDQNKELRAFAGFNLAEEVIDRAVKEAMNKPWLPLPLGLKAPCTESVLAELHRQGILSIPPLRR, translated from the exons ATGGTTTGCTTGGCTGATGATTTTGTTGTGTGGAAGGATTTCCCTAAAGGTCTTAGGGTTCTCCTTCTTGATAAAGATGCTCCCTCTGCTGAACAAACCAAGTTGAAGCTTGAAGCAATGGATTATGTTG tatctttattttttaacgAGAACGATGCACTAGATGCAATTTCAAGGAAAGTTGAGAGCTTTCATGTTGCTATTGTGGAg GTGACTAGTGAAAATAACAATGATAGTATCTTCAGATTCCTTGAAATGGCAAGAGATCTTCCCACCATCG TTGTATCAAATGTTCAGTGCCTGAGCACGATGATGAAGTGTATAGCT CTTGGTGCAGCAGAGTTTCTTGAGAAACCTCTTTCTGATGACAAGATCAGAAACTTATGGCAGCATGTGGTTCATAAG GCCTTCAATGGATGGGGAGGTGTGCTATCGAAATCTCTCAAGCCCATTAAAGAGACAGTTGTTTCGATGCTTCATCTTGAATCGGAAACCACTGATGTGAAAAATGAAATTCCATCCGAAGTGGACAACTCGGAGAAAGAACAACAATTAAGTGACCATGATGATATGGAGGCAAGTGATAAATTTCCGGCCCCATCAACTCCTCAGCTGGAGCAAGGAGCCAGACTGACCGATGATGGAGATTTCCAAGACAAACCCAACTGCTTATCAGAGAAACATAGTAAAGATgacatgaataacttgttgggAAAATCTACTTGTTCCGAGTCAAAATCCGTCGACATTGCTAGCAATAATATAAATGGGGCCGTTAGCACTAAGGAAGCGTCAGTGTCTGCAGCCGAAGACGAGGTGAACTCACCTCCTGATTCGAAAAGTGATGTATCTAGTGCTTTAATAAAAGAAGACTCCTTACCGTCTCAGAATGCAGAGAAGGCGAATTCAAGTGGTGAAgattcaaagaaaagaaagtctTTTGATTATAATAATCCTAATTCACATTCAAACAAGAGcaacaagaaaaagatgaag GTCGATTGGACGCCAGAACTGCATAAACAATTTGTACAGGCTGTTGAGCAGCTGGGAATTGATCAAGCCATTCCTTCCAAGATATTAGAGTTGATGAAAGTAGATGGCCTAACAAGGCATAATGTGGCTAGTCACTTGCAG AAATATCGGATGCATAAGAGGCACATTTTGCCAAAGGATGATGATAGGAGATGGCAGCACCATGCCGATCCTATGCGAAGGGGTAATGTGCCAAGATCACTTGTGCCCATTCCACCGTATCGTTACAATTACGGATATCCAACAGGGCAGGCCTACCCTGCCTGGGGTCACCCGGGTTACCACCCTTCTGGTGTTCAAATGTGGAATCACGCTGCTATCCAGCCATGGCCTCGGCCTCCAGAGAGCTGGACTTGGAAGCACTACTCCGGG ATTCATGCAGATGCATGGGGTTGTCCTGTTGTGCCTCCTTATGGCCAGTACTCTTTGCCGTCACAG TACACTCCATTGAATAAAAGCTTGGATTTAACTTGGGATCAGAACAAAGAGCTGAGAGCTTTTGCCGGTTTCAATCTG GCAGAGGAAGTGATAGACCGGGCGGTGAAAGAGGCGATGAACAAACCGTGGCTGCCGTTGCCACTGGGGCTAAAAGCGCCGTGCACGGAGAGCGTGTTGGCAGAGCTTCACCGGCAGGGGATTCTGAGCATACCGCCTTTGCGGAGGTGA
- the LOC120258969 gene encoding two-component response regulator-like APRR2 isoform X2 has translation MVCLADDFVVWKDFPKGLRVLLLDKDAPSAEQTKLKLEAMDYVVSLFFNENDALDAISRKVESFHVAIVEVTSENNNDSIFRFLEMARDLPTIVVSNVQCLSTMMKCIALGAAEFLEKPLSDDKIRNLWQHVVHKAFNGWGGVLSKSLKPIKETVVSMLHLESETTDVKNEIPSEVDNSEKEQQLSDHDDMEASDKFPAPSTPQLEQGARLTDDGDFQDKPNCLSEKHSKDDMNNLLGKSTCSESKSVDIASNNINGAVSTKEASVSAAEDEVNSPPDSKSDVSSALIKEDSLPSQNAEKANSSGEDSKKRKSFDYNNPNSHSNKSNKKKMKVDWTPELHKQFVQAVEQLGIDQAIPSKILELMKVDGLTRHNVASHLQKYRMHKRHILPKDDDRRWQHHADPMRRGNVPRSLVPIPPYRYNYGYPTGQAYPAWGHPGYHPSGVQMWNHAAIQPWPRPPESWTWKHYSGIHADAWGCPVVPPYGQYSLPSQAEEVIDRAVKEAMNKPWLPLPLGLKAPCTESVLAELHRQGILSIPPLRR, from the exons ATGGTTTGCTTGGCTGATGATTTTGTTGTGTGGAAGGATTTCCCTAAAGGTCTTAGGGTTCTCCTTCTTGATAAAGATGCTCCCTCTGCTGAACAAACCAAGTTGAAGCTTGAAGCAATGGATTATGTTG tatctttattttttaacgAGAACGATGCACTAGATGCAATTTCAAGGAAAGTTGAGAGCTTTCATGTTGCTATTGTGGAg GTGACTAGTGAAAATAACAATGATAGTATCTTCAGATTCCTTGAAATGGCAAGAGATCTTCCCACCATCG TTGTATCAAATGTTCAGTGCCTGAGCACGATGATGAAGTGTATAGCT CTTGGTGCAGCAGAGTTTCTTGAGAAACCTCTTTCTGATGACAAGATCAGAAACTTATGGCAGCATGTGGTTCATAAG GCCTTCAATGGATGGGGAGGTGTGCTATCGAAATCTCTCAAGCCCATTAAAGAGACAGTTGTTTCGATGCTTCATCTTGAATCGGAAACCACTGATGTGAAAAATGAAATTCCATCCGAAGTGGACAACTCGGAGAAAGAACAACAATTAAGTGACCATGATGATATGGAGGCAAGTGATAAATTTCCGGCCCCATCAACTCCTCAGCTGGAGCAAGGAGCCAGACTGACCGATGATGGAGATTTCCAAGACAAACCCAACTGCTTATCAGAGAAACATAGTAAAGATgacatgaataacttgttgggAAAATCTACTTGTTCCGAGTCAAAATCCGTCGACATTGCTAGCAATAATATAAATGGGGCCGTTAGCACTAAGGAAGCGTCAGTGTCTGCAGCCGAAGACGAGGTGAACTCACCTCCTGATTCGAAAAGTGATGTATCTAGTGCTTTAATAAAAGAAGACTCCTTACCGTCTCAGAATGCAGAGAAGGCGAATTCAAGTGGTGAAgattcaaagaaaagaaagtctTTTGATTATAATAATCCTAATTCACATTCAAACAAGAGcaacaagaaaaagatgaag GTCGATTGGACGCCAGAACTGCATAAACAATTTGTACAGGCTGTTGAGCAGCTGGGAATTGATCAAGCCATTCCTTCCAAGATATTAGAGTTGATGAAAGTAGATGGCCTAACAAGGCATAATGTGGCTAGTCACTTGCAG AAATATCGGATGCATAAGAGGCACATTTTGCCAAAGGATGATGATAGGAGATGGCAGCACCATGCCGATCCTATGCGAAGGGGTAATGTGCCAAGATCACTTGTGCCCATTCCACCGTATCGTTACAATTACGGATATCCAACAGGGCAGGCCTACCCTGCCTGGGGTCACCCGGGTTACCACCCTTCTGGTGTTCAAATGTGGAATCACGCTGCTATCCAGCCATGGCCTCGGCCTCCAGAGAGCTGGACTTGGAAGCACTACTCCGGG ATTCATGCAGATGCATGGGGTTGTCCTGTTGTGCCTCCTTATGGCCAGTACTCTTTGCCGTCACAG GCAGAGGAAGTGATAGACCGGGCGGTGAAAGAGGCGATGAACAAACCGTGGCTGCCGTTGCCACTGGGGCTAAAAGCGCCGTGCACGGAGAGCGTGTTGGCAGAGCTTCACCGGCAGGGGATTCTGAGCATACCGCCTTTGCGGAGGTGA